TCAACAACTCTTAAAAGACCAGTTCCTATTGCTATTATCCGCTGGACAAAATTCCTTCTTCATGAGACTCCAGAGGTTTCCTCTGAATTTCTGCCAGTTGATTGTACTTGAAAGAGGTTATAATCTCAATTGGAGGGGCCAGATTTGTTTCTTCTGATAGAATTGCTGGACGATGGGCTCGAGGTGGAAAATGGGCTACTAATCTTCCTCCCCTCCCTGTATCGATTTCTCCCATTTCTCCCTCCTGTTCTTCTTcatctccctccctccctccctccctcgaGTGATTATAgctaattttttctattttttctgcTATTTCCTTGGCTAAAAAACAACCAATTTTTCCTCACTCTTTCGTGTCTTTTTCTGAAACAGCGAGGAAGGGGAAGTTCAATATTTCATCTCCACTCTCCACTATCTATGCGAACTTGTAGAGTACAGATATGGTAatttttcttcccctttcttTCCGTGATTaatgtatttttttcatttcaattttatttctactattttattttttatttttagttccaAGAAAAACTTTTAATATGGTCTAAGATGGTGAATAATTGATGATTAGTTAGCTTTtagatatttatttattttattttttgtacctACTTGGTTTTTTAttgttccatttttcttttttggttttgcCTTTCTTGGATTTCTTCTGCAGCAGGGAGGAAAAATAACCACCCATGAAAGACAACTGCTGAGGGAAAATGtaagttttgttttattattctgATTTAATTTTTGCCTTTAAATTACTCTCTTCAGACCTCAAATGATGGTATGCTTTTCTTTGTAGCCATTTTCTTTGGCATTTGCTCtttttgagttttctttttagtcatttttttggTGTCTTTCATGCAAGTGTTTTGTTGATCTCCTGCTCAAAAAAAGCAATCCACATGGTAACTAAAAAGATCAGTTGTTTAAAATAGATTTTTTCATCTTTAAAATGTCTTTCTATTTGCTTCAGTTCTTCCAGTTCCCTTTCTTCATTGGGTTTTCAGCACTTGATGAATTAATACATTTCTCTTGTAGGAATCAAGAACTTCCATTTCAAGTTGGTCATTGACCAAAATTTTGAGTTACACTAGCAGCACTAAGAATAATTTGATTGGAGTTCACACTGATGTTCCTGCGCCTGATATGGGAACAAATGCACAGGTCAGTGCAAAACTGGTTTTCGACAACATGATATGATTGGAGTACATATCTAGGTGGCATTTTTTGCTTTTGGAGAAAAAGATAGTGATAAACACAACATTGTCTATGAAGCTCATCCAATTAACTGGATTTGAAATGTCTCGCATTTGAGCAGACAATGGCTTGGATACTGGATGAGTACTCTAAATTCCATGGCTATTCACCTGCAATAGTAACTGGAAAACCTGTAGTAAATTATCCAATTCCAAATGTATAAGGATCAatgtataaaaattttccactTTTATTTATCGGAAGAAATTAAAATTCTTTGGTGACAGGATCTTGATGGATCCCTCGGTAGAGATGCAGCAAGAGGGAGGGGAGTACTCTTTGCAACTAAAGTGCTGCTTAATGAATATGGAAAGAGTATTGCTAGGCAATGATTTGTTGTGCAGGTAACACCACTGGGAAGTGTGCCTTCGGTTTATAATATGTTTGAATACTGTGGGATGCATTTGTAGTTTCAAGTGTACCTTTAGTTTCTGATATGCTCAAATACTGTGGGATGCATTTTGTTGAAACTACAAGCTCATTCAAAGAGCCTTCCTTGAGGACTTAGAAGTTACATCACAAAATGTCTCATGACTCGTGAGAAGAGAAAGCAagttaaaaagtcaaaaattatCGAATGTCATATGATCAtagaattttcttcttgatttcagGGATTTGGTAATGTCGGATCCTGGGCTGCTCAACTTATCAGTGAACAAGGGGAAAAGGTAATTGGCGTAAGTAATATAACAAGAGCCATAAAGCATGGTAAGGGAATTGACGTACCAAACCTATGGAAGCATGTCAGGGAAAACCATGGAGTGGTGCTGACAGTGTTGATCCCAATTCTATTTTGCTTGAAGACTGATATTCTTATTCCTGCAGCCCTCAAAGGTGTTATCAATAGGTGGTTCTTCTAGCCTTAACATAGATTTTGTCCGACACTTGGTATCTTGCTTTTATGTGATTTTATTACTTACAATACAAATGGACatttgaattgattgaaggGATAATGCAGATAGTAAAGCCAAATTTATAATTGACGCAGCTAATCATCGTATTGATCCAGAAGCAGATGAGGTTAGTATGCGAGGTCAAAAGGCAGTGTCTCGGAGCAAAATAACTTGTGCAGTGAAGCAACTTAACTAACCTTGGCTTTAATTTACAAATATTAACAAAGAAGGGAGTTGTTATACTCCCAGACATATATGCAAATTCCGGAGGTGTTATAGTGACTTCAAGTGGGTTCAGGTATCCATTTAGCCCTTCATCTCATAATAATCCAGAAAACCTCTTTTCTTATTTCAGCACCTTTAGTACTTTTTGGTCCCTTtctatatctcaaatattaaaTTCTAAGCACCCACTTGAAATTGTGAGTAAGTTACTATTTTAATTAAACACCTTAAATTTTCTATTCCTTGACTAAAAAAGGAATtaaattgctgcataactgtAGTTTTGCCTCTTTAATGATAAACTGCAATGTTTAATAGCTTGGAAATTCtcattagaaaaatcagatttggtttacTTAAGTATGTATTTACAAAACATGATGTTCTCTTAGATTTGTAACATCTCAGTGAGGTTAAGCCTGGAATATTGAACCTTACAATTGCTTATTTTACTTTGTAAAATTGAACTTAATTGAGGTTAGCCTAAACAGAAAATTGTGTGAGAAGCATGAAGGTGGCATTCCAATTGATAGGTTCAAAGAGATGAATGTAATGCAGACCTTCAACTTGTGTTAAAGTCTTTATGCAGGAAAGAACTTAAAGGAATGGCATGTTACCTTTGAAGATGACTTGGTAGAACTTGCTAATTTGTTACAGAAAAACCTTAGATCCATTTGTCGCcagtccttttttcttttctttttgtgtcTCGGATAGCTTGAGTACAATCATAGAAATCGAAATAAGATCTTTATTGGGATTcttaaattatttcatgcaattaGTGGCCTTAAATTGTAATATGTAGAATTCTAAGTAACTAGCTTGGATTATGGTAATGGTTCGGTTTTCTTGCTCTTGAGAATGTTTTACACTTGAGCTGATGATGATCAAGACATGCAAGAACAAGAATTCAATGTTCGTGATTTCCTAAGTTACGACTTGTAGTTTCCTATATTTGATGATTACAACCATGCCTATTGATCTCTTTTAGAGATCTTGAGATTGTACTGAACTAGTGTTCTATCTGTCTGGTTGtctgtatatatatttataaggaGTTTGCACTCTCATCAACGCGGTGAACTCTAATTCAAAGTCTATGGGACTTGTCAGATCAGAACATATTGGACTTGAAGCCTCCTCATTCGAAGATTGCTCTTTTGGAGAAAGGATTCAGGACTACCATGATTCACTTGCAACTAGAGGATTATGCAGTTTGCTTATACTCTTTTATCACTCATGGATATGCCCTAGAGGGTAGCCATTGCTGAGATGAACAGGTGTGGAACTGGAAAGGCTTCTACTTAGCTCTTTGTTTGGTGTGGATCCTCTGAGTTCTACTATTGGACCTAGAATAGTTATGCTATTACACCCTTCGGTTCTTGATGCTT
This portion of the Coffea arabica cultivar ET-39 chromosome 2e, Coffea Arabica ET-39 HiFi, whole genome shotgun sequence genome encodes:
- the LOC113733373 gene encoding glutamate dehydrogenase-like isoform X1, with the protein product MQGGKITTHERQLLRENESRTSISSWSLTKILSYTSSTKNNLIGVHTDVPAPDMGTNAQDLDGSLGRDAARGRGVLFATKVLLNEYGKSIARQ
- the LOC113733373 gene encoding glutamate dehydrogenase-like isoform X2 yields the protein MGGKITTHERQLLRENESRTSISSWSLTKILSYTSSTKNNLIGVHTDVPAPDMGTNAQDLDGSLGRDAARGRGVLFATKVLLNEYGKSIARQ